One part of the Xiphophorus maculatus strain JP 163 A chromosome 1, X_maculatus-5.0-male, whole genome shotgun sequence genome encodes these proteins:
- the wnk3 gene encoding serine/threonine-protein kinase WNK3 isoform X6 — translation MATDPGEPTGTEDSSEKADGKKEEDKQREVRRDQQRERTPNTFLGLPSSQAQMDTEKGGDDRGGGNGEAAFQKLGETPVLIPMPSVPVDTGQKRQRREKRFFRKSVEICDADDEIGMPPDAPHSAPHLELHSTDSVFDSAQQQGAASSCVALGHDPSQGHEPGKDVPPSAPTPSVRERDREQEEEAEMKAVATSPGGRFLKFDIELGRGAFKTVYKGLDTETWVEVAWCELQDRKLTKAEQQRFKEEAEMLKGLQHPNIVRFYDSWESVLRGKKCIVLVTELMTSGTLKTYLKRFKVMKPKVLRSWCRQILKGLHFLHTRTPPIVHRDLKCDNIFITGPTGSVKIGDLGLATLMRTSFAKSVIGTPEFMAPEMYEEHYDESVDVYAFGMCMLEMATSEYPYSECQNAAQIYRKVTSGIKPASFDKVNDPEIKEIIEGCIRQNKSQRLSIRDLLNHAFFAEDTGVRVELAEEDNGAQDCLALRIWVEDPKKLKGKHKDNEAIEFTYDLENDIAEEVALEMVKSGFFHESDAKVVGKSIRDRVNLIKKSRERRQQQLTHQGFDDRRDSTVTSYVFSYPSCPSSLVVGAVGQTGGGESGAGGVVQESEELPEVDQHVMQQHILGATTLSLPEIEIVGSASCESYASGQSLALSLQGETYSHSQITPQPLLSVTGASAETQILCTDETGSVPNLPLVQSVSMSNVCIPKTEGGSVGQTFLQPSPVVPQISPSVPPQYLQSQTFPSDAFQPLTAHGSMAPSQSNTPPIPPQAPIGVFPTSMSVSDPAGITGTAMLHTQLPASPMQQADIIPHSTPQQTQCFVIPQQCIITQQPDMVSQTSTHQQQPPQPTSVEHQQINATQLPPEKQHHSLPATAIQKHHREPEQEIFVQQPVQNVQSTPQQQVKTTQTSMEPQALSVPRPGEQPQVYKLQPAGETCEQTVRQTQLQHQLQQQQSLLQQQQQLLQQQHLLLLERHPLYVQKLDQQQQMTLLQQQEHQTQLQQQKVLQHKQIIDQQQASLYQRYEQQQLSLLHQGQPTQAQVQQQPQIPSQQQQIQQLYQQTGQQQEGITLTEAETQEQSGQQQQNTTLQQQPQQTQQNCEQVQQQTIFQQIEQQQALIQHHLQKQLILKQSQLQQAAQLQQQELQQIQLEQNLEHLQQQALLQKQLEKQLQNLPSDKQSAEFLQQQAQMKLQTQEKQQQQQAAIIQHLHQADKQEPVPTPQSSSELQIPPQSANMQQMCNPQLTTFQSAEQSAKQDTMEQRQQLALIQQQAFVAQPQHHTSTATNRTVGVPVTIEGLQDQTDVISQVQVPVTIQTTPIPVQTAPVFLGQQGQSPFHPQNQIPAQFLVQTVPQASQTTTVVSVSAPTAVIQGQTQVLQAHQIPLQASYPGPVTPTQAQVTAQSFIQTQPQHTTILQLQPAHGKVPDINTQMMGQQNQTTAQLSAAVSSLPSPVQQETYIQQGALMKSPIQPKLQQEIQGQPPCQLLSHPGLMIPQFVSQPPHQDIPSVQHNMTHALQNQVHQQPVMQHQQMILSPGSAESAVTTTESLAQSADPVSVHVAPLPVQTGQGIVPGQAALYPVAAVHQALIGSSADSTIIQPTSKPFMPQPAEQPQQQNQNPVHQPPGNSTAPLQLPAQPIQTPNQQPSLPQQTLTTLDKSQLPSQCPSHVLIQPSAQSGPSNVSMPQSPTKTLPLYSHLVTGTPSSPEHHAKQLLPAHTHTQTCIQAQTHSQTQTLVQTQTHSHTQTDHKTPDSEESLLLRAMSEVQQLPLSPSCPSTTLPSALPQQPVPAAELSTSSQLAQVSLPGQASFVPTSPQPASAQRLLDSNAPKPSQASLQDCDISLLGTAQDGPYLASAECHSSTGSASVNGEDIQHNLGNGKSEKSKSQKKASSQKPEKGSHQFQLSMLQVSGKGDNLVECQLETHSNKMVTFKFDIEGDAPEDIADYMVEEDFVLDLAKEKFVEELRSIVKKAQEILQTHTQTGSTDQLQVSTPSTSVVESVPQSSPVGRWRFFINQTIRHRDSLSSQGAVTPPPTVETKIPQSPQKDEEQYASQTFESFTQKVSSPHNTLSSASSPASAVPVPGSASVADTMAFETISGHASALVIAPSVDQIPSCLSTTANPTPANVPTLNATPTLMSPPTNTIVSSNLTPAVTSVCSILGQSIEDASRLSAVEKSSTSFHSTPVAAVSQHVPIEEQQTFSQMATTVPLQSQLQVQPASQQQAATQPQLLTLQFEQQIQQLTPKQQLSECHENPDQSLLQQEQPLLQEPQLLQRHTAVQQLPETLVLPQSIQRELLQPSAQSLQILQPLPLQQSQPPQQQPFQYAGQMIQDSLIQQLPQQVLTPQSLIVSQQQEPQHQQVVLQQMMQQKQMLQPQLQQQQHQLFVGVAAQGQMLPTSISQQFLQQQAQLNVTPLPQHQISQPSQMPAEPVQPQALLQHSEQQYDRTKTTDSSQKQLQFASQKQSSLQMSESEGSTGETSITEDTGSFSGPLHPSSDSSLPPLHLASAEPHLPSLSLTMTPSPGQPSSVAESDSEGPPKIEFVDNRIKTLDEKLRNLLYQEYSSGGTLPGAASISTSAASMSAGGDELSEPQALQRLSFHPPATSSDTSPHTPSSTTSSTTPRSSSTSPDPERGRGEYEALSEVGNLVLSEPVEQQPIPSVPSASASSTKPISFCAPSKDGTAGSQHLLVSGEPTVPRDICAVRHLTMTRRRHH, via the exons GACCGTAAGCTGACCAAGGCAGAGCAACAACGCTTCAAGGAGGAGGCAGAGATGTTGAAAGGTCTTCAACACCCCAACATAGTCCGCTTTTATGATTCCTGGGAATCTGTGCTGCGTGGAAAGAAGTGTATTGTACTGGTCACTGAGCTAATGACATCAGGAACACTTAAAAC CTACCTTAAGCGCTTCAAAGTGATGAAACCCAAAGTCCTGAGAAGTTGGTGCAGACAAATTCTGAAGGGTCTTCACTTCCTCCACACCAGGACTCCACCGATTGTGCATCGGGACCTCAAGTGTgacaacattttcataacaggCCCCACAGGGTCAGTTAAGATAGGTGACCTAGGACTGGCCACTCTTATGAGGACCTCCTTTGCAAAAAGTGTCATAG GAACCCCAGAATTCATGGCTCCAGAGATGTATGAGGAGCACTATGATGAATCGGTGGATGTTTATGCCTTTGGTATGTGTATGCTGGAGATGGCTACTTCAGAATACCCCTATTCTGAATGCCAAAATGCTGCTCAGATCTATCGCAAAGTCACAAGT GGTATAAAACCAGCCAGCTTTGATAAAGTCAATGACCCAGAAATCAAGGAAATCATTGAAGGCTGCATTCGTCAGAACAAAAGCCAGAG ACTCTCTATCAGAGACCTCCTGAATCATGCATTCTTTGCAGAGGATACAGGAGTAAGAGTGGAACTGGCAGAAGAGGACAACGGAGCCCAGGATTGCCTCGCTCTCCGGATTTGGGTGGAAGACCCAAAGAAGTTGAAGGGGAAACACAAGGACAATGAGGCCATTGAGTTCACCTATGACCTGGAGAATGACATTGCTGAGGAAGTAGCTTTGGAAATG GTGAAGTCAGGCTTCTTTCATGAGAGCGATGCAAAGGTGGTGGGAAAATCCATCCGGGATCGAGTGAATCTGATCAAAAAGTCAAGAGAGCGTCGACAGCAGCAGCTTACTCATCAAGGCTTTGATGACAGAAGGGATTCTACTGTCACCTCTTATGTTTTTTCTTACCCTTCATGCCCATCCTCACTAGTGGTTGGGGCAGTTGGACAAACAGGAGGCGGTGAAAGTGGAGCTGGAGGAGTGGTTCAGGAGTCTGAGGAGCTGCCTGAAGTTGACCAGCATGTCATGCAGCAACATATCCTTGGTGCGACAACTCTTAGCTTGCCAG aaATTGAAATTGTTGGGTCTGCCAGCTGTGAGTCATATGCAAGTGGACAGAGCCTGGCACTCTCTCTACAGGGAGAAACTTATTCCCACTCCCAGATAACTCCTCAACCATTGCTATCT GTCACTGGTGCATCGGCTGAAACTCAAATACTCTGCACTGACGAGACTGGAAGTGTTCCAAATCTGCCTCTTGTTCAGAGCGTTAGTATGTCTAACGTTTGCATTCCCAAGACTGAAGGAGGATCTGTTGGCCAGACATTTCTTCAACCCAGTCCTGTTGTTCCACAGATATCCCCGAGTGTACCGCCACAATATCTTCAG TCACAAACATTTCCATCAGATGCATTCCAACCACTCACTGCTCATGGATCCATGGCTCCCTCACAGTCAAACACACCTCCCATTCCTCCCCAAGCTCCCATTGGTGTTTTCCCCACATCTATGTCTGTCAGTGACCCTGCTGGAATTACAGGGACCGCTATGCTCCACACTCAGCTACCTGCTTCTCCCATGCAGCAGGCTGACATTATTCCCCATTCCACTCCCCAGCAAACACAGTGTTTTGTTATTCCACAACAGTGCATTATTACACAACAGCCAGACATGGTTTCCCAGACCTCCACCCATCAGCAGCAACCACCACAACCCACATCAGTTGAACATCAACAGATTAATGCAACTCAGCTGCCTCCAGAAAAGCAGCATCATAGCCTTCCAGCTACAGCTATCCAAAAGCATCACCGCGAGCCGGAGCAGGAGATTTTTGTACAGCAACCTGTTCAAAATGTCCAGTCAACTCCTCAACAGCAAGTGAAGACCACACAAACAAGCATGGAGCCTCAAGCTTTGTCAGTGCCTCGGCCAGGGGAACAACCTCAGGTTTATAAACTGCAACCAGCAGGAGAAACATGCGAGCAGACAGTCAGACAAACACAACTACAGCATCAGCTTCAGCAACAGCAATCTCTtttacaacagcagcaacagctaCTTCAACAGCAACACCTGTTGCTCCTTGAACGACACCCATTGTATGTCCAGAAGCTTGATCAGCAGCAACAAATGACTCTGCttcaacaacaggagcaccagaCACAGCTGCAACAACAGAAAGtgctgcaacacaaacaaatcatTGATCAGCAGCAAGCTTCTCTATATCAGAGGTATGAACAGCAACAGCTAAGTCTTCTGCATCAAGGACAACCTACACAAGCACAAgtgcaacaacaaccacagatACCttcacaacaacagcagatacAACAGTTATATCAGCAAACAGggcagcagcaggaaggaaTAACTCTaacagaagcagaaacacaagaacaaagtggacaacagcagcaaaacacTACACTGCAGCAACAACCTCAGCAAACACAGCAGAATTGTGAACAAGTACAACAGCAAACCATATTCCAACAGATAGAACAGCAACAAGCATTAATCCAGCACCACTTGCAAAAGCAGTTAATTTTAAAGCAGTCCCAGTTGCAACAGGCAGCTCAGCTGCAACAGCAAGAACTGCAACAAATACAACTTGAACAAAACTTGGAGCATCTTCAGCAGCAAGCTCTGTTGCAAAAGCAGCttgaaaaacaacttcaaaatctCCCCTCAGACAAACAAAGTGCTGAATTTTTACAGCAGCAGGCTcaaatgaagcttcaaactcaagagaaacagcagcagcaacaagctGCCATCATTCAGCATCTGCATCAAGCTGACAAACAAGAACCTGTGCCTACACCTCAAAGCAGCAGTGAGCTGCAGATTCCGCCACAATCTGCTAACATGCAACAGATGTGTAACCCCCAACTTACCACTTTTCAGTCTGCAGAGCAGTCAGCTAAGCAAGATACTATGGAGCAACGGCAGCAGCTAGCACTTATTCAGCAGCAAGCTTTTGTTGCTCAGCCACAGCACCACACCTCCACGGCAACCAATCGAACAGTTGGTGTTCCTGTGACCATTGAAGGACTACAAGACCAAACTGACGTAATCTCTCAAGTACAGGTCCCAGTGACCATACAGACTACCCCCATTCCTGTCCAGACAGCTCCTGTTTTCTTAGGACAGCAAGGACAAAGTCCATTTCACCCCCAGAACCAGATTCCAGCCCAGTTTTTAGTCCAGACTGTGCCCCAAGCCTCTCAAACTACAACTGTGGTCAGTGTATCTGCCCCAACAGCCGTGATCCAAGGACAAACGCAAGTCTTGCAGGCACACCAAATTCCTTTACAGGCTAGTTATCCTGGACCTGTAACTCCTACTCAGGCTCAGGTAACTGCTCAGTCATTTATCCAGACTCAGCCTCAACATACAACTATTCTACAGCTCCAGCCTGCACATGGCAAAGTCCCAGACATCAATACTCAGATGATGGGCCAACAAAACCAAACCACTGCCCAACTTTCAGCTGCAGTTTCTTCTCTTCCAAGTCCAGTACAGCAAGAGACTTACATTCAGCAAGGTGCTCTAATGAAGAGCCCCATCCAGCCCAAACTCCAACAAGAAATTCAAGGCCAACCGCCTTGTCAGCTGCTTTCTCACCCTGGCCTAATGATCCCACAGTTTGTCTCACAACCTCCCCACCAAGACATACCATCTGTGCAGCACAACATGACTCATGCTTTGCAAAATCAGGTGCATCAGCAACCAGTAATGCAGCATCAGCAGATGATTCTGTCTCCGGGCTCGGCTGAGAGTGCTGTAACAACCACTGAGAGTCTTGCTCAGTCAGCTGACCCTGTTAGCGTTCATGTTGCTCCTCTTCCAGTGCAAACTGGTCAAGGAATAGTTCCAGGACAAGCAGCACTATATCCAGTTGCTGCAGTGCACCAAGCGTTAATTGGAAGCTCTGCAGACTCTACCATCATTCAGCCCACCTCTAAGCCATTTATGCCTCAGCCTGCTGAGCAGCCTcagcaacaaaaccaaaatccaGTCCATCAACCCCCAGGAAACTCTACTGCACCACTTCAGTTACCAGCACAGCCCATCCAAACTCCCAACCAGCAGCCATCTCTTCCACAACAAACCTTGACAACACTTGACAAAAGTCAGCTTCCTTCTCAGTGCCCTTCACATGTGTTGATACAGCCCTCTGCACAGTCAGGACCCAGTAATGTTTCCATGCCTCAGTCACCCACTAAGACTCTCCCTCTGTATAGTCACTTAGTAACAGGGACCCCTTCATCTCCAGAGCATCATGCCAAGCAGCTTCTCCCagcccacacacatacacaaacctGCATTCAGGCCCAGACACACTCTCAAACACAGACACTGGTTCAAACACAGACTCATTCTCACACTCAGACAGACCACAAGACACCAGATTCTGAAGAATCTCTTTTGCTTAGAGCTATGTCTGAGGTGCAACAACTGCCCCTGAGCCCTTCATGTCCCTCCACAACACTACCATCTGCACTACCCCAACAACCTGTCCCTGCTGCAGAGCTTTCTACATCTTCGCAACTAGCCCAAGTATCTTTACCAGGGCAGGCCAGCTTTGTACCTACCTCCCCTCAGCCTGCCTCTGCACAACGATTGCTTGACTCTAATGCTCCCAAACCCTCCCAAGCCTCGCTGCAAGACTGTGACATTTCCCTGCTGGGCACCGCTCAG GATGGGCCATACCTGGCAAGCGCAGAATGTCACTCTTCGACAGG GTCTGCTTCAGTAAATGGAGAAGACATTCAGCACAATTTGGGAAATGGAAAATCTGAGAAGTCAAAATCTCAGAAAAAGGCTTCCTCTCAGAAACCTGAGAAAGGTTCACATCAATTTCAACTGAGCATGCTCCAG GTGTCTGGGAAGGGAGACAATTTGGTAGAGTGTCAGTTAGAGACTCATAGTAACAAAATGGTGACATTCAAATTTGATATTGAAGGAGATGCACCTGAAGATATTGCAGATTACATG GTAGAGGAAGACTTTGTCCTAGATTTAGCGAAAGAGAAATTTGTGGAGGAGCTTAGATCAATTGTGAAAAAAGCCCAAGAAATTCTTCAGACCCATACACAG ACTGGATCAACTGACCAGTTACAAGTGAGCACTCCCTCCACCTCTG TAGTGGAGTCGGTCCCCCAGTCATCACCAGTGGGACGCTGGCGCTTCTTTATCAACCAGACCATTCGTCACAGAGACTCCCTGTCTAGCCAGGGTGCAGTCACACCACCACCAACTGTTGAGACAAAAATCCCACAGTCTCCTCAAAAGGATGAAG AACAATATGCATCCCAGACTTTTGAATCCTTTACTCAAAAGGTTTCTTCCCCCCACAACACCCTCTCCTCTGCCTCATCTCCAGCCTCTGCTGTTCCTGTCCCTGGCTCAGCCTCTGTAGCTGACACTATGGCCTTTGAAACCATCTCTGGACACGCCTCTGCTCTGGTCATTGCCCCTTCAGTTGACCAGATTCCCAGTTGTCTTTCAACTACAGCAAACCCAACCCCTGCTAATGTCCCCACCTTGAACGCCACTCCTACTCTCATGTCTCCCCCAACCAACACCATAGTTTCCAGTAACCTTACCCCTGCAGTCACCAGTGTTTGCTCCATTCTAGGTCAGAGTATAGAAGATGCATCAAGGCTATCAGCAGTTGAAAAGTCTTCAACCTCTTTTCATTCCACTCCTGTGGCTGCAGTAAGTCAACATGTTCCCATTGAGGAACAGCAGACATTTTCCCAAATGGCCACCACAGTGCCACTGCAATCACAGCTACAAGTGCAGCCTGCCTcacagcaacaagcagcaacacaaccACAGCTGTTAACACTGCAGTTTGAACAACAGATACAGCAGTTAACACCAAAACAACAGCTATCGGAATGCCATGAAAACCCAGATCAAAGTTTGCTGCAGCAAGAGCAGCCACTGCTGCAggaaccacaactgctgcaaagGCATACAGCTGTTCAACAACTTCCTGAGACATTGGTGTTACCTCAGTCAATTCAAAGGGAGTTGCTTCAACCATCTGCACAGTCACTACAGATTCTGCAACCATTGCCCCTACAGCAATCCCAGCCACCACAACAGCAACCATTTCAATATGCTGGACAAATGATTCAGGACTCTCTGATTCAGCAGCTACCACAGCAAGTTCTGACACCTCAGTCTCTTATAGTCTCCCAGCAGCAGGAGCCACAGCATCAACAGGTAGTCTTGCAACAGATGatgcagcaaaagcaaatgttgCAGCctcagctgcagcaacaacagcacCAACTCTTTGTAGGTGTAGCAGCTCAAGGTCAAATGTTGCCGACATCCATAAGTCAACAGTTTCTCCAACAGCAGGCACAGCTAAATGTTACCCCTTTACCACAACATCAGATTTCACAACCGAGTCAAATGCCTGCAGAGCCTGTGCAACCACAAGCACTGCTTCAACACTCTGAGCAACAATACGATAGGACTAAAACCACAGATTCGTCTCAGAAGCAGCTGCAGTTTGCAAGTCAGAAGCAGTCCTCTTTACAGATGTCTGAATCAGAGGGCTCTACAGGAGAGACGAGCATCACGGAGGACACAGGCAGCTTTTCTGGCCCGCTTCACCCTTCATCTGATTCCTCTCTGCCTCCACTCCATCTCGCCTCGGCTGAACCCCACCTACCCAGCCTTTCCCTAACAATGACACCATCCCCTGGTCAGCCGTCCTCCGTGGCTGAGTCAGACAGTGAAGGTCCCCCAAAAATTGAATTTGTTGATAACCGTATTAAGACTTTGGATGAAAAGCTGAGGAACTTATTGTATCAGGAGTACAGCAGCGGGGGAACGCTGCCTGGAGCTGCCTCTATTTCTACATCAGCTGCCTCTATGTCAGCTGGAGGCGATGAATTGTCTGAGCCCCAGGCACTCCAACGTTTGTCTTTTCACCCACCAGCCACTTCCTCAGACACCTCCCCCCATACCCCATCCTCAACTACCTCCTCCACCACTCCCCGTTCCTCTTCTACCTCTCCTGATCCAGAGAGAGGTAGAGGGGAATATGAAGCTTTGTCAGAAGTTGGAAACCTTGTTCTGTCTGAACCTGTAGAGCAGCAACCCATCCCCTCTGTCCCCTCTGCTTCTGCCTCATCCACCAAGCCCATTTCTTTCTGTGCTCCCAGTAAGGATGGTACTGCTGGATCCCAGCACTTACTTGTATCAGGAGAACCAACTGTACCT